In Gemmatimonadota bacterium, the sequence GGACGGCCGTGAGTTCGACATTGTGAAGTTCCGTTCGATGCATCCCGGAGTGGAGAGCGACACCGGTCCCGTGCGTGCCCGTCGTACGGATGGTCGTCCCACTCGGGTGGGACGCGTGATCCGCCGTCTCAGTCTCGATGAGCTCCCTCAGCTGTGGAATGTCCTGCGAGGGGTGATGTCGCTGGTGGGACCACGCCCGGAGCGGCCTCATTTCGTAAGTGAATACCAGCGCAGAATCCCGCGCTATCTGGAGCGACATGAAGTGAAGTCCGGCATGACCGGCTGGGCACAGGTCAATGGTTTTCGGGGCGACACATCCATCGAGGGGCGCACCCGACTGGATCTGTGGTATCTGGAGAACTGGTCGCTGGCTCTGGATGTGAAGATCCTGGTGCTGACGGCCGTTCGGTTTCTCTTTCAGAAGGAGGCATTCTGATGCCCATCGGAGAATGCACTTGATGAGGAATGTACTGCTCATTCTGGTGTGCGTCGCCCTCGGCGTCTGCGGACAACTTCTGCTGAAGCACGGGATGAGTTCGCCCGGTATCCGTGTCACCGCGGCTTCCCAGATTCCTGCCATGATCGGGCGGGCGATCGCTACGCCTTCGGTCGTCTCCGGCTTCCTCTTCTACGGGCTCTCGTCCGTGTTGTGGCTCGTCATCCTCACGAGAGTGGAGCTTTCCATGGCCTACCCGATGCTCTCCATCGGATATGTGCTGGTCGTGTTTCTCTCGCGGTTCTTCTTCCATGAGCATGTGACTCCCATGCGCATTCTGGGGACACTCGTCGTTTGTCTTGGCGTGTTCCTGATCTCGCGATCCCAATGAGCACCGCCGAGACGACGCGCCCCATCGTCATTGGGATTGCAGGCGGGAGCGGGTCCGGGAAGACCACGGTCGCCCTGCGTGTGGCGGACCATTTCGAGAATCGGAAGGTGGTCATTCTCCATCACGACAGCTACTACCGGGATCGATCCGATCTCCCGCTGGAGGACCGGCGGCGCCTCAACTACGATCACCCGGACTCCTTCGAGAATGAACTGGTGGTCGAGCACCTGGTGGCGCTTCGTACGGGAGAGGCGATTCCACGCCCGACCTACAACTACGAGAGCCACTGCCGCGAGGAGAAGCCTGTCTCCGTGGGGCCAGCGCACATCATTCTCCTGGAGGGGATTCTCGTATTGGATATCCCGGAGATCCGGGAGTTGCTGGACATCAAGCTGTATGTGGACTGCGCGGCGGACGAACGGCTGACGCGCCGCATCCTGCGCGATCTCCACGAACGCGGCCGTTCCGTGCATTCGGTTCTGAATCAGTACACGGACACGGTCCGCCCCATGCATCTTCAGTTCGTGGAACCGTCCAAGCGTCACGCGGATGTGATCATCCCGAGGGGCGGGTTCAACGAGGTCGCCATAGACCTGATCGTTTCCCGGATGCGTGAGATTCTCACCAGACTCAGCGAAGTCGAGGTGGAGCGATGACCGCCCTCATCACGCTGGCGCGCCCCCGCCAGTGGATCAAGAATATCGTGGTGTTCGCGGGCGTCGTGTTCGCCGGGAGGCTGGGGGATCCTGCCTTCGCGGTCAGAGCGGCGGCCGCGTTCGCCATCTTCTGCGTGCTGTCGAGCGCCATCTATGTGTTCAACGACTTGATGGATGTGGAGAAGGACCGTCTCCATCCCCGCAAGCGCACACGGCCGTTGGCCTCGGGAAGGGTCGGGCGCCCGATTGCGGCGGTGTTCCTGTTGGCGCTTGTGCTGGCGGGACTCTTCGCGGCATTCCGGGCGGGGCCGCGCTTCGGACAGGCGGCGGTGGCGTTCCTGCTCCTCAACGGGATGTACTCGCTGTGGCTCAAGCGGCACGCCATGATCGATGTCATGTGCATCTCCGTGAGCTTTCTGATTCGGGCCATTGCAGGGGTGCGGATTCTTCAGGACGCGGACCCGACCGTGGCTCTCTCCAACTGGCTGCTTCTGTGTACTTTTTTCCTGGCGCTCTTTCTGGGATTCGGGAAGCGAAGGTCGGAACTGGTTCTCCTGGAGGGGGATGCTTCTGAGCATCGCGCATCGCTGGGCGAGTACTCGGTGGAACTTCTCGACATGGTGATTTCCATCGTGACCACCAGTGCAATCCTGTCCTTTTCCATCTACACAATCTGGCC encodes:
- a CDS encoding EamA family transporter — encoded protein: MRNVLLILVCVALGVCGQLLLKHGMSSPGIRVTAASQIPAMIGRAIATPSVVSGFLFYGLSSVLWLVILTRVELSMAYPMLSIGYVLVVFLSRFFFHEHVTPMRILGTLVVCLGVFLISRSQ
- the udk gene encoding uridine kinase translates to MSTAETTRPIVIGIAGGSGSGKTTVALRVADHFENRKVVILHHDSYYRDRSDLPLEDRRRLNYDHPDSFENELVVEHLVALRTGEAIPRPTYNYESHCREEKPVSVGPAHIILLEGILVLDIPEIRELLDIKLYVDCAADERLTRRILRDLHERGRSVHSVLNQYTDTVRPMHLQFVEPSKRHADVIIPRGGFNEVAIDLIVSRMREILTRLSEVEVER
- a CDS encoding decaprenyl-phosphate phosphoribosyltransferase; this translates as MTALITLARPRQWIKNIVVFAGVVFAGRLGDPAFAVRAAAAFAIFCVLSSAIYVFNDLMDVEKDRLHPRKRTRPLASGRVGRPIAAVFLLALVLAGLFAAFRAGPRFGQAAVAFLLLNGMYSLWLKRHAMIDVMCISVSFLIRAIAGVRILQDADPTVALSNWLLLCTFFLALFLGFGKRRSELVLLEGDASEHRASLGEYSVELLDMVISIVTTSAILSFSIYTIWPETIANLGTDKLVYTVPVVMYGFLRYLFLIRERGLGGNPSEILFRDPPLLAGVVAWVVAVVGLLYLR